From the Colias croceus chromosome 20, ilColCroc2.1 genome, the window atacaaaacctaacccacttccagatgacctagaaaattcaaattttgtaatcagctaggtaatagtgagtgtacaaaggaaaaaatcagaaaatactgaatttatttgtatttaatttttttttcaatgacattaattttgtttgtatggaaaaatggaaaagtttaaaaaaatagaaaataatatattcaccttactagtcttaaaaaatagatcaaaactaatcagtggccgaaaaaatttttgaaatccatcaataaatgactgagatatagattattgaagtttacatattttaggacgaaacatctgtagattcgaagcgcctctgacatcacactcaggCCGAGATTCATAGATCGCActttaactttactttgatGGAAAGATCTACTTtcaaccaaaaatatatttcttagaCGTGTCAAGCTCATCTTTACTTTCCAGAAACTATACTTTACTTAGTAAAGGCTAAGGAGCCGATAATCATGACTTTGGTCTCAAAGTAAACTTTACATGACTATGCGTATAAATTATGTAGGCCTTCATTTTAAACCAATTTCCTAGAACagaaacacattttaatatggtTGGGTTATAGATCGAAACGTCATGTcgagtaacatttttttgttgatgtGTTGATCGTTGCATTGTTTCGTTTgtcttataacattattattatttatttatttttctgacGAATTTTGCGGTGTCTACCGGTTTTTGATATAATTCTACTATATAATGTTCctacataatgtttttttttctaaacatttcatttttgatataaaataataatgttattattatataatatgttttttttatggaaatataacttaatttaataatattatgttctcaaaaacataaattatgcgTATAAAGTAACAGTTACACGTCTTACCCTGTACTTTACTTTGGGGCCGTACTTTTCTAAGGAAAGTCAAGCAATTGtctctgaaattaaatatgttgaaAGTAAACTTCGGTCATACAAAGTTTACTTTGTGAAGACTCTTTTGCGGTAAAGTAAAGTCACGACTGTGAATCTGGgcctcactcgcgctagtatcgctagggcggattacttcgattgcatgatttctttattcaaaactgttattaaacgtaaaattttacatttatgtttttggtgggattaatatttatgctttACTGTGTCTGAATATGTTTATGGAGATAAGCGCTTTTGGCTCACGTAGTTTTCAGAGCATTTATACTAAAGCGACACTATCTTTGAAAATACAAGAGTAATACgcattatattgtttattttaaatggtagatagaatttttataaagattttttgcCTTCAGCATTATTACATCggaatacaagaaaaaaaGTTATGCCTGTttgaacagaaaaaaaaactttaagtCGCTCTCCTGTAAAATGCACTTTTGGTGCTTTAGTAATTTAGCCTTTCCAGTGACGATATGTATCTAGTCCATGcctaatttttacaaatacattatGACATAACGTCATTTTCGGGCGTACACACGGCGTACAACTATCAGAATTGAAAGATCGAAAAGTGTAAATATGGGATATATTTTAGACGACTGCCCGCAGGTGCAGGATTGCTGCTGCTGCGTCCCGTTAAGGCACGGAGCGATCACCGTTGGGATATTGGGTCTGCTTTTATCTGCAATGTTTTTCTACGGTTTTACGAGCCACGGCATGGCGCGAGCCGAAGAGCGAGGCCTGCCCAGGTCGCTCAATAAGATAATGCGGTATTTCAGCGGCATTTCAGGAGTACTGCTGGCAGCCGTGCACGTTCTCCTTATCTTTGCTGGAGTTTACGAAAGTGACTCTCTTTGTGAAGTGTACATTTGGTTCATGGTGTTCTTCTGGGTGATTTTGGTGATCGTCGCGGCCGCAGTGTGCGTGTGTGCAGTGTTGGATGACAATATTTTGTTCGCCTGTCTATTTCTTTTGGGTGTAGCCGTTTTTATATTGGTGTCGTTTTATTTCTTGCTTGTCGTTGCGAATTTTAGAATGACGTTACCGTAAATATAAGAGCataagatattaaataatttatacgcTTTTACTGTTTTATTCTACTCAAACCGCTACACCAGttggaaaatttatttaaataacttctcatcctactaatattataaatgcgaaagtttttatgtttgtttgtttcttactCCTTCACACAAAAACTGCTGAaacgattttaataaaatttggcacacgtaagtaaatatttaatagatgTTTTAAGAAAACCCCAAATTATTGTTGGGGAATTTCGAAAAAATCGTAAGATGCTTTTATGAAATTAGAATTGAATAATTTAGTGCTTTTAACGCAGTAGTGTaacattgtataatatttaaaatgaactcTACGctttcatttcaatttatgCTTTCATAAAATCATATTCTTTCGAGAACGTGAACAATAGAAAACTCGTTGTCAGCAGAGAGCAGTTGAGCAAACTAGAGCCAGGTCTGCTTCAGTCACGTCTGAGTTGGATTTCAGTTTCATTCAGGAGCATGTACTGTGACCGTAACACAAATActttattaagtatattattttcacacttataaaattaatgaagacataataatatttagtattgttattttcctttaaatccatactaatattataaatgcgaaagtaactctgtctgtctgtctgttactcaatcacgccttaactactgaaccattttgcatgaaatttggtatagagatattttgatacccgagaaaggacataggctactttttaccccgggacatatcataggttttatcccggaaatcccacgggaacggaaactatgcgggtttttctttgactgcgcgtgCGAAgttgcgggtggaaagctagtctataataatttagagtttgttataatttaaacggaaaagaataataataggtaccttTAACATTCCTCCTCATGAGGCCTGTCATCATTTTACGAACACTGTTTAATCTTCGCCTTTTCTTCACGCCCAGCTCGCGTCGGCACTTCTTGGGCGGCGTGTCCGGCGCCCCGTCGTCCGCCGGCAGCTCTATGGGGGGCAGCGAGAACCGCTCGGGGTTGTAGCACTTCCTCGGCCACACCTCCGGACTGTACTGTTCCACCGCCGCTTCTCTGGCGGGGAATTGCAAGGGGGGCAGCTTATTGTAGGGGATGCGCCTCTCGAACCGCGTGCTGTCGCTGGAACTCAGCCAGATGTCGTTGGAAAAGAGAGAAGACATAGATTCCCGTCGGAGATCTAAATAGCTTCGAAGATTGATGTTATTTGGGACAGTTGCGGTGAAGGTCTGAGAAGAGGAACTTTCATAGTCATCTGATGAAGGCCAGAACGGAGCCGGTTCCATGTTGATATAGGTGCGCGCGATGTGTGGGGGGGCGGCGGTGATGGTGGGCGGCTCGGGGGACAGCACGCCGAACGGGTGGGTGAAGTAGAACAGGCAGAGGGGGCGACCCTGGAACAATAATATAGCTAATAagtaaacaattaatatacaaattcCATATTATTCCTGCAATAACATTGTAAGTACTagtgcccgcggcttcgcagcgctttcaaagaaaaacccgcatggTTACCgatcctgtgggatttccgggataaaaaataAGCCTATGCCTTATTCTTGGTCTTCAGCtaccaaattttattgtaatcgattcagtagtaGGTATTTGTGTGAAAGCACACACCCATCCTCACTGCAAACTTTTACCTAACTGCATTGATAGAGGCTAGAGCGTACCTACAGTTATTTCTAATTGTGTGGTTTACAAACATTCAATCGTAAACTATAAATGCTACTTAGGTTTTTCTTTCTTAACAATAAAGAATTGACACCTTCAACACGTCATCCGTAGAAGTCGATGCGTCGGATCTTCCGGtcatttttaaactgtttataaCCACTTTATTTTCCCAAACATTTCATTAGTACACGTACACACGAACATACTTTTAcaactttaattttaactaaacACTGAAAAGAATGCACACAAGAAACACCAAGGAGTAAGCACCGAACTCAGGAAAGGAGAGGATATGGGACAAATAAGCGAAGCACCTCGAGGTTCGAAGGTCGCAGGCCACTGCCGCGCCAGGCACCAGCCCTGCCCTGAAGGGTTTGTTTCATCGCCAGGGAGGGAGTTAGACCGATATTATCCATAGTATGAcgtcataataaatatagcaaAGAGTCTTCATTGTGTTTTGTATGTAAAACTTCATATTTCCAATTATCTCACCACAACATTCTTAAAAAGTTGATCCTTTTTTCGGATAGGTAGTAGGCCGACATTCCGCTCTTACAACATTAAACACGTAGCTGTTTCAGTTTTCGCGTAGGTAGTTAAGTCAATTTTGAATCACAACTTTAAGCTTATAGTCATTAGTCAGACTAAACTAACTGTCCGTTCCATTGACCATTATTGTGGATAATTCCTCAAAAAATAACTCAAATGCGGTCCTGTGCGTGGTGTAGGCTCTGAAACGAAGCGCGGTGCCGGCCGGAGACGTCGCTCACACCTATATTCTCGTCAGGTCAAATCAGCCTTCAGTTTTCAATGGATGCGAACTGTGCATAGCAGTGATCAATCACTTCATATTGAGATACGTATGAATTAAAACTAGCTCTTGCGAGCTACGGTTATGGCGTAAACCTAAAACCAGACcaagtttaattataaatagttgTACCTACACAGCATACAAGAGCTGTTGCAGACTGCaatcatacataataatattatagtatataatatacctaacatCTCAGATGTTCTTCATCTTCTTAACGCAAATAAATCTTGTATTCcattaaaatatcacaaaaatgaGAGACATTTTTGTACttacaattttttgtattaatgcaaaaaattatttagcaTGATCAAAAAGATACCTAATAGcgtagtataatattattattagtctgtgctagtAGGTAAATTTcttatatgtaaatatattgcaAGAAAAAAGTAGAGTTATCATAAAACACGGAATTTTTACGCATgactctacataatattattatcttcaaaacttagttattattctgtggcTTAACGTATTATTTAGGTACGTAGTaactatatacataataatatgttactcTGTCGTATTGGCGGATGTGAGTCCCACAAAAATCGTTATTGGaagacatttttacaaatGGGTCTCACACTAATTGTATTTGAAATtgtctataaatattataataataaaacagtaaaaaaaagTGTCTGAAATGTTTTTTAGCTCAGATACAATGTCTATATgaaaaatgcaattttttgAGTACGgtcttttattgtttatagatTTGATACAGAGCcatctattaatattttatgtaagcaGTTAATATAAGTTACAACAGCAGCTAAATATAAGTTACCATACCTTACCCGTACCATAGATGGCTCTAATCTAAGTGTATATAtggtgtcccaaaaagtagtgagTGGTAGTGATATAGGTACTGAAGCTGGGAGTTTAGAGGAAGAGGTATATGTATGTTATGccatttttcgtattttcggagttatgattttttttttcaatttttcacctatcgCCGAGTACGATGAGATTTTACTCATGCCTCACGTGACTTTTTGCGGTAGatgcttaatttttttgtgtgcTAAGCTGAAAAATAGGCCAATTTAGTAtggtaacatttactatcgtTAGATCTTTGAatggaatataaaaataatttaatgccaAGGAAGTTAAAATTACCCAGTATGTTCACGTCATAGGTTCAACAtaggtttattatattatgtttgaaaaatattataaattagaattttaaaagtatGTCTACCTACTGTAATACCTATCTTAATATAACTACAAGAAATGTTTCTTTTGCGTTACACTAACGTAGGTAATCGTTATATTAAACCTAGATATTTATTGGGTCCATGtattaaactataaatattgtaGTCACGTCGATGCTTCCtgaaacttataaaaatattaatatacggTCGTTTAATAATACTTTTCTGTAGATTTCGTCGATTCGTTCGATTAGTAGAGGTCGTCCACTTcgatattatgttgttttggTTATCACTTACCACACCAGTTTCTCTATTTCTTATAACAACATTCTTTGTATTAGTTACTATAATAGTAATATTAGAAGTATCGGGCCGGCAGCCTATGGCCTCTTAGATTGATATAAATTGTCTCGAGTGCGCACATTAGGTCGTCCCTAATGCGATGCTTTCACAACTTA encodes:
- the LOC123701006 gene encoding uncharacterized protein LOC123701006, whose translation is MGYILDDCPQVQDCCCCVPLRHGAITVGILGLLLSAMFFYGFTSHGMARAEERGLPRSLNKIMRYFSGISGVLLAAVHVLLIFAGVYESDSLCEVYIWFMVFFWVILVIVAAAVCVCAVLDDNILFACLFLLGVAVFILVSFYFLLVVANFRMTLP